One part of the Andreesenia angusta genome encodes these proteins:
- a CDS encoding Mor transcription activator family protein: protein MKRGLSSLPEGFQTVAAIVGMEKAIELSKEFGGTTVYIPTHKTTTRHKRNESIKKDYRNGYSYSQLSRKYGLSLVAIRQIISCGS, encoded by the coding sequence ATGAAAAGAGGACTTAGCTCGTTGCCTGAAGGATTTCAAACGGTAGCTGCTATAGTTGGAATGGAGAAGGCCATAGAGCTGTCCAAGGAGTTCGGAGGGACCACGGTCTACATACCGACCCACAAGACGACCACAAGGCATAAGCGAAACGAGAGCATAAAAAAAGACTATAGGAATGGATATTCCTATAGTCAGCTTTCCAGGAAATACGGCCTGTCGCTTGTAGCGATAAGGCAGATTATTTCTTGTGGTAGTTGA
- a CDS encoding N-acetylmuramoyl-L-alanine amidase, protein MLPIQFYPIFHNHNKGTNNPKYIVVHDTGNPNAGAINHWKYFGGGNRNASAHYFVDNENIIQIIKDSDSAWHCGDGKGKYGITNNNSLSIEICLTGSLEKSISNAKDLVEHLMSKHGIPIENIVRHYDASRKTCPRSMSGNDWKRWTIFKSELAKVSPSIPKPNKSSNPNIEFRVQVGAYSKRENALDMVSRLKAAGFDAIIKTN, encoded by the coding sequence ATGCTTCCAATACAGTTCTATCCTATATTCCACAACCACAACAAGGGGACGAACAATCCCAAGTATATAGTGGTGCATGACACCGGCAATCCGAACGCCGGAGCCATAAACCATTGGAAATACTTCGGGGGTGGAAACAGGAACGCCTCGGCGCACTACTTCGTGGACAACGAGAACATAATCCAGATCATAAAAGATTCAGACTCTGCCTGGCACTGCGGCGATGGAAAAGGAAAGTACGGCATCACCAACAACAACAGCCTGTCTATTGAAATATGCCTTACGGGGAGCCTTGAGAAGTCCATATCTAACGCCAAGGACCTTGTAGAGCACCTTATGTCAAAGCACGGCATACCAATCGAAAATATTGTCAGACATTACGACGCCAGCAGAAAGACTTGCCCTCGCAGCATGAGCGGCAACGACTGGAAACGCTGGACCATCTTTAAAAGCGAGCTCGCCAAAGTCTCGCCCTCAATACCAAAACCCAATAAATCTTCAAACCCCAATATTGAATTTCGCGTCCAGGTGGGAGCGTACTCCAAAAGAGAGAACGCCCTCGACATGGTTTCCAGGCTTAAAGCGGCCGGATTCGACGCGATTATAAAGACAAACTAA
- a CDS encoding helix-turn-helix domain-containing protein, with translation MKSYDINAVVSANMAEQYGLTFMERGFYEILRSFKCNIEHTATPGIGTIAKAMGCCRNTAKKYINKLVDKGLIWKTERPVVRPDGRKWNDTHLYTFVAEKHGKPVFQESRDVKVQTESPYQKIKATFEEARDELRKLHGKELCDRAFKICIRNLRTGVTSYVKNPLNYMKSVIKNIVKESALEKAQKEYANSFEESDVKDESNSKKQEKPRYAAPYSQPRKTAFHNFEQRSSNYSNDDLEALIREKNSRR, from the coding sequence ATGAAATCATACGATATAAACGCCGTGGTATCGGCGAACATGGCAGAGCAATACGGACTTACATTTATGGAACGAGGCTTCTACGAGATTTTGAGAAGCTTCAAATGCAATATAGAACATACTGCGACTCCTGGAATAGGCACTATAGCCAAGGCCATGGGGTGCTGTAGAAATACGGCGAAAAAATACATAAATAAGCTGGTGGATAAAGGGCTTATCTGGAAGACAGAGCGACCTGTAGTCCGTCCAGACGGCAGGAAGTGGAATGACACTCATCTCTATACTTTCGTGGCGGAGAAGCATGGAAAGCCTGTATTCCAGGAGTCCAGAGATGTCAAAGTCCAAACGGAGAGCCCTTACCAGAAGATAAAGGCTACTTTCGAAGAAGCCAGAGATGAGCTTAGAAAGCTTCACGGAAAGGAGCTTTGCGACAGGGCGTTCAAAATTTGCATCAGGAACCTAAGGACAGGTGTCACAAGCTACGTGAAGAATCCACTCAACTACATGAAGTCGGTTATAAAGAACATAGTCAAGGAGTCTGCGCTTGAGAAGGCCCAAAAGGAGTACGCAAACAGCTTTGAAGAGTCGGATGTCAAAGACGAGTCTAATTCGAAAAAGCAGGAAAAGCCAAGATATGCTGCACCTTATAGCCAGCCTAGAAAAACGGCTTTCCACAACTTCGAGCAACGTTCAAGCAATTACAGCAACGACGATCTGGAAGCGCTTATAAGGGAGAAGAACAGTCGGAGATAG
- a CDS encoding S-layer homology domain-containing protein, whose product MKLKQRILSMAIAGSTLISGISFAFNDIGNHWSKNYVESLSESNIISGYQDGSFRPNSYISREEAAKIVSNYIGGSEDVAVPSDSINRWSTPAIQNLIGKGIVKGYQDGTFKPERQISRSEFATLIYNALSRGEKLDSSIGVFGDVSNHWAKNAVQTLAGNRILKGSEDGTFKPDRNITRAEAATMIYMAENLSPVQNTFQEATVVSVTDGDTIKVSIAGVQYTVRMIGMDTPETVHPSKPVEPFGPEASAFTKSNLTGRKVYLQKDVSDTDRYGRLLRYVWTYRPSSNEPGVEEIRTGMFNAVLLINGFARVSTYPPDVKYSDLFTKLSRYAQNDYKGVWSNLKPVAPPMPGPGPSTPPTPEPAPSPAPSQGLIKGNISSSGEKIYHVPGGAYYDRTTIDTSKGERWFNTEAEAVAAGWRKSSK is encoded by the coding sequence ATGAAATTAAAACAAAGAATATTGTCAATGGCCATAGCTGGCTCGACGCTGATTTCAGGGATATCATTTGCTTTTAACGATATCGGAAATCACTGGTCCAAGAATTACGTGGAATCTCTTTCAGAGAGCAATATCATAAGTGGTTATCAGGATGGTTCCTTTAGGCCCAACAGCTATATCTCAAGAGAAGAAGCGGCTAAAATAGTATCAAACTACATAGGCGGGTCTGAAGATGTGGCTGTTCCATCGGATTCAATTAATAGATGGAGCACGCCGGCCATACAGAACTTGATAGGAAAAGGCATAGTAAAGGGCTACCAAGACGGAACGTTTAAGCCGGAGCGTCAGATAAGCAGGTCTGAGTTTGCCACTCTTATCTACAACGCGCTTTCCAGGGGAGAAAAGCTGGACTCTTCTATAGGTGTGTTTGGAGACGTCTCGAACCACTGGGCGAAGAATGCCGTGCAGACTTTGGCTGGGAACAGAATACTAAAGGGAAGTGAAGACGGTACATTCAAGCCAGACAGGAACATAACAAGAGCTGAGGCGGCAACTATGATTTATATGGCTGAGAATCTAAGCCCAGTGCAGAACACTTTTCAAGAGGCCACTGTAGTCAGTGTTACAGACGGAGACACCATAAAGGTGAGTATAGCTGGAGTCCAGTATACAGTTAGAATGATAGGCATGGACACGCCTGAAACAGTACATCCAAGCAAGCCAGTCGAGCCGTTCGGACCTGAGGCTTCAGCTTTTACAAAGAGCAATCTGACAGGCAGAAAAGTTTATCTTCAAAAGGATGTTTCCGATACGGATAGATATGGAAGGCTGCTCAGGTATGTTTGGACATATAGGCCAAGCAGCAACGAGCCTGGTGTAGAAGAAATAAGGACAGGTATGTTCAATGCAGTATTGCTTATAAACGGATTTGCAAGAGTCTCAACGTATCCGCCAGATGTGAAATACTCTGATTTATTTACAAAGCTTTCACGATATGCCCAAAATGACTACAAGGGAGTTTGGAGCAATCTAAAGCCGGTAGCGCCACCGATGCCAGGACCTGGGCCATCAACCCCACCGACTCCGGAGCCTGCTCCTAGTCCAGCCCCATCCCAAGGACTTATAAAGGGCAATATAAGCTCTAGTGGGGAGAAGATATACCATGTTCCAGGAGGAGCTTACTATGACAGGACGACGATAGACACGTCTAAAGGTGAGAGATGGTTCAACACTGAAGCCGAGGCCGTAGCGGCAGGATGGAGAAAGTCTTCTAAATAG